ATGTTTCTTAATTAAGTAAGGACCTTAACTTGAAACCATTATGTGCACGCTGGGTTTCAAGACTGCTTAAAGGAAATGAAATGGGTGTGCGAGTTCGCGAATCTGAAAGAATTAATAGCGATAGGGAAAAGAAGGAGATGCGTTTTCAGAAACGCATTAtgactgtacatgtagttgaagCGTGGGTTTATCATTTTGATTCTGAGTAAAAATGCAGTCCGGTCAGTTGAAGCACACATTAAACCCACCCCTTAAAAGTCTCGGGTGACCAGAATCTCCAATAATTATAATTGTACATATTTGATATATAACATTATATTATAGAGCGCCAAATACCGGTGTAATGCACTGTGTGGTATACAGTTATATATATGCAGAGTTCCCAAAGAAAATTTACAGGGTTTCTGggaaatgattttgtttttcgaGGAGGGGGAGGAGGGCCGAAGACTTTTTCGTTaactttaattattttcattgaattaatcattttcaaagttATCGGAATGCCGATTTCACCTTTAAACGCAGCGCTAAAAGTTATTTAACAAACTGTTAGTTTCAGTGAGTATTCAGCCAACCTGCGTACAGGTAGGTaagaaatggcaatattcaagattttttttcagactgagAGCTACAAATCTGCAGCTAGAGATTGTCTGGCTCTTATTGATCatgtcatttgttttgtttcatggagattttttcacataaatgaggttaaatcttaaaaaaagcaagaaattggtcaaattttcagtattattattttacaattcaTTAAGGGCTCTAGACATTTTATAAGAAGTTTCAATATACAACCCTTTATTGCTTTCTCCGAAACTTGCATGGAATAAAAATCTACCTTGCATTCCTTTAAAATACAAAAGGCATGCATCATACGCCTAGCTTTACAGCTTAGAAACAACCATAAAAGGGAATTAAGAACGTATGTTTAGTTCAATTTCctataatttagaaaaaaagatcAGATTTCCAAGGATACTTGAAAGTGTGACCAATGAGCAGATTAATACAACATGTTCTAAAACATTGCACTTCGATTACCACTTAATTATGAGAATCTTCACAGAAACGAAAATAGTTATCCAGCGAATATTAATGAATTGAAACTAAAGTAATGTTGAATGAATAAACGTAAGACCTATTTTAGGCTGCATTATAGATAACTATGAatgaaatatgaacaaaattgaTTGTAATGGGGTATTGACCAACAGAAGCAAAATAGGAATACATCAATCAcatactatactctgtcccaagatattttggattcacgtttggcttaattgtttgatatttataaatacctcaggatccaaacgatgttcattcaaaagtatgaacaatttccaagatttctcagtcaaaacgcccctgttagcttatcaggtttcaacacaatgctaaaaaatgtgatgtctacggagattttgcattgcagcaagcccggatgataacgttgaaatattgcgcgatgtattccgagtgtattccgaatggagaaaatatgtaaacattccccattataaatctccgtagggaatctgtttttgttcctgtgaatttttccgagtgaaagatgataatgtgtcaatgaaattatcttggaaaatatccctttcaactatttcaattgcacttctttcacaggtaagtgtatttttattaaaaatcgtccaaaggtgaatccaaaatatcttgggacagactataataaaAGAATAGAAATCCTAATTATATTTTCCATCGACGGCAGTATAACAAAAACTCCAGATATTATTAAGGTTGTGACGattaacattataaaaatgttcttttgGAAATCGATTCTCTGTTTTGGGAACGTCTAAGTCAGACTGGATCAAGTAGAAAAATACGGTCCTCATATTAACATCATAGAAAGAGGCTTTGTCTGAAGGTAAGGAAAATATAGCATGGTATGGGCAGGATTTTacacatcaaatattttttgaataaacttttgctctaaatattttttgaatagcCAAATAACATTCTTCAAACAAAATACTCCTTGAATGAAGACTAATCAAAATATGGTCATTTTCACGACCCTAAACACTCCAATAAGCATACCCATAAACCTTATCACCATGACTTTTTGTACGTTAAGACTTGAAAGGgaaaaccattatttttaatatcGTGAATTATTTCGCCATAactttaaagctgacatgaattcaaaaatacgcattatttcccttttatctccgactaccgccatattagttgttgatttccattgttctgctcatcgctacacaccccctatataaggccgagagcccTCGTCATGTTTCACCGCATTAAagaatttcatacacccgaaccacaggcacttgtttcagagaaaaaaaaattaccctatagtataataataacacaaggTATCTAACTCCGAATGAGGTAAACCACCCCCTCCCGTGTGTTGCAGTCGTTTTCGCTTTTATACGAAATGCAATACAAAAGTGTTTAGTaccatttttttctacaataaattatctaaacaagttaggaataaagagaaaaaataaacagttagaaaatttatgtagatattgcatagtCAAACCAGTAAATTttaaagtgggaaattacacacctacaaacagggacTGGCACacacaaactctctctctctctctctctctctctctctctctggagaGGGGtaggggttgcgctgtatgtatcataaccattaaaattagtacctttggcatacttattgtagagcaatactctctcaaaaattctttgacgttcgttgatacttaaataacactaggttgacaatgatgcaaggaatgtgtaattcttgctgcgctcgccggaacggtagcaccgtaaaacatattaaaaatgtaataaacatCACAACTGAATCCATACATCAAATCATCACACTTTCGCACAGAACCAGGAAATTTGCAGTACATAAAAGTATTATGTTTACCGGTATACGGGTTATTAGCAGGCACACTATCCCAGTTTTGTCAACAAGATCGACAGAGGATAGCTACTATTAGACTAACCTACTAGTTTTACGCGTGTTTATTAACCAATTAAATGGAACAaaagtttaatttaattataaatataatgtaaatgaaaactAGGTTTAAGTGACGTAATATGCTACATCCCTCTTTCAACTGACATTGTCATATCAAAACACATTTAGCCTACTCCCTTCGGATTCTCGGGTCGGCAGTAAGGGTACAATGCTGGGTCGATCGGCTTGTACTTGGAAGTAGTACCCACGAACGGAATTTCACCGCTAAGTGAAGAAATAACTTTACCAGGGGGAACAGTTCTTCCATCAAGCTCCCATTCCAGGAGGGAATTTGCCATGTGCTCGTTCTCTCTCTTCTGGTAAATCTGAACAAGTCTGAGAGAGTTTGGTATAAATACATTTGCTTTGGGGTTCAACGTTGACAACATTACGCCATTATCACTTAAATGGGATACTGTTTCGTAGAAATGGAATTTAAGTCAACAGGCACCCGTACATCGTGTACTATAGTCACTTTATCAAAGCACGCGTGTTCTTCGGAACATTGCACGTACTTTGTCCGGCGTTTTACCATGCAGTTTCTTTGTGGTTCTGCGACTCTACCTCGAATGGTCGACTGTGTTCGGTAAGGTTTGAACGGCCTGAAACTAATGACCCGGCCATGGCATTAGTCCCTGAAGGTTTTTCGAGAGTAAGAATTGTTTCTATCGAGCTTGAACTTTCAGAACAATGACCAACCAGATAGCACGATTTACTGGTAATATTATGTGAAAAGATTTGGCAATCAAACGTGTTTGAATTCGGTAAAGAATAAACTTCATCAACAAAATGTTCACAAAAACGCTTTCTTAATTTCTTTCCTAATAAATGcctttaaatcattaaaatcgctgTCACTTGTGTGAATTGAAACAGGCATTTGGTTCACAACAAAAGTACTTACGAAACTCTCATATTATATTGCTAGTTCTATCGCTTTCTCAATTGTGGAAGGATGTTTAAACTGAACATGCTTTTTTGCAAATCAATATCCCCTAAACCAaagatttcagtctgtcttgtttcgtcgtttattggatatatcttgccagtgaagtggttgtcatataattagggccccgcaaggatttgcgggtgccctatagtaatcactctgtccgtccgtccttctgtccgtccgtctgtcactcttccgtccacaaatttcctgtttttttctaataactttttttatggctgcccaatcaagttcaaatttggtatggtagttcagtaggcagaaatacatattttgatgctaagtttggttctctatgtcttctggtttggagctggggtggtggggtagattcctaactatgcataagaagaatgggcaaagagagataactgctgagaatgaatgggcaaagagagataactgcagagaatgttaccattgtatacatggaaggctgtgcaatatttgtcctttgggattaattaacctttcacaggaagaaaatcctaagctttatctttatctgtcacattgagattaataactgcactgcctgtgtctgcaaatgaactttgttttgaagttaaggtcaattttgaatgatgtgtagtattgtgtacattctttgaaatatggatttaaaatataatattcatattttattttggttaaaataccgtacacaatgatttataataattttattgaatagaggcaaagcctaggtatcattgcattggtatcaaatcattgttttttctaacaaattttatttcatcccatgttaacccactttatcccgtggatatgactcattggatattttttgatatcccacagttgtgactttacaatgggatttgcctaggcataatgaagtaaaagtaaaataatgtagagttttataaacagtgtaaacattgattgcggtgtataaaacatgggataaatagaaatctcatgatttgtagtataatatgatttttatccaacttgtgtgttttatcccctcattaaggctcaagaaaaaaacactttaattgttggatgaaaatcatatccaactacaaatcacgagatcctatatattccagttctttacatcttctgccgggcatttatttttcatcattgttaatataaagaggatgtaattcaaagtttttttcacttctctatattaattgtcatagcggggcccttcctgacaggtcagttttctagtttttgttcaaaacgcgttttacaagtcttttcgtccaaggtaacgtgttcgggtcacaggcacttgtttctgagagaaaaaaaattacactatagtataataataacacaaggTATCTAACTCCGAATGtggaaaatcttttaaatctttgtattgattttcaaaaaacattgtGCATCGGAATATTCTCATGAGTGCTGCATTATAGAAAAAGAGGCATTAATATTTGCATAATGACAACTTTAACTCGAATTAAAAggtttattaaatatcattgtAAAATTGGAAGGATATCTTTGTTCAAAACATTATACAAGTTATATCGGCGTAACATAAATCAATATCTAGTTTGTCGGTTTTATTTTAGAAAGATAAGTCAAGCTGTGAATTGAAATAAGTTTAATCTATACATTTTTAGCCGACCTGCTacactataaatagcacaacttcaaaagtaaacaaaaaacctaagagcgtcaaagtaaaagcttccgctataccaaatagttacacaaagagccacgttttgccaaaagtgttggcattttgtttcttttttttaatttcgagataattgtctatctttttaggttttttaaaataaataacgtgttttaaaaacatgactgtgcattttggacacaaacaatgcgcatgaatttccatgaactactttgctgcgcgttgaagaaatggggattgaatttATAACGCTTTtacaaaattcaaggcagctttttttttttctaccagACAGacgtatttttgtttatagccgcttacaaaatttggtcgctctctgacgctttgccgacattaaaagcatgagagagagagaatgagagagagagagagagagagagagagagagagagagagagagagagagagatcttcaGTATTTATTACACAATATGCAtgaagacacaccaaaagagcccggctttcagtacttcagtactttgattaaagttattgtttaaattaagaTAACACGAATACGTCCTCTAAATCTATAACATATGACCTTTGAAAATCAGaagtaagattttaaagacTTCCCTTGTTTGAATTTATACTGATTTAAGAAAGAAAGATAATTAATGAATGCCTGTTTGAAAACAGGGTCGGcgaacaaatgaaaaatgatgcTCTACTTCCTTATCTATTTGGAACATCTAACAGTCTTTTGAAGATTTAacagaaatatttatatctatatatatatgcaagattattttgttttgatatatcaCCATAAAACTGATAATATAATAGTAATaagtaataattaaaattaattaataaaaagttttcaataattGTTCTTCATAAGGGTTCTTgtatgacaatatttatatcaaagttatgcgtttatttgcgaaagttttgcgtttattcgcaacAGGAGCTCGTTTATTCGAAATCGATTCATTTGTTCGAAATCGATTCATTTGTTCGAAATCGattcatttgtttgaaatcGATTCATTTGTTCTATATTAACGTTTTAGAGCTCAAGATGGCTGCATATTCATGACCATTTTTAGACATTATTTTCCTTTACAattatgtataaagatatagggaaataatcaaattaaaaaactaCATTCATGGATTTTTCTCTAAATAATAGTTTGTAGCTTAACGAATCATTACAAAAACTAAGAGAGATCTTattggtaatttgttgaccatttaGCCTTCTTAAACCTATTCAAAATCATAACATTCATACAATGATTTATAATCTATTATAATGAAATggcattttcctttttaaaaatcagtatcAATTCACATCACGGAGTCAGTTTTTATTTGGTTATAGGTGTAATTGTAGACTGGCAAAAACCAACCATTTCTCAGTGACTCTTAATGAACGGTTTGATAGGATTTTTATACCACACACACAAACATACACCTtgagatttttattttgtgtaccaaaaatgtattttgaaatttaaagtagTCGCTTTATCTGACGACAAGAAGGCTTGGtggttttcaaaattatttatctttGAAAGTAGGGGAGCTCTGCCTGAAgataaaataacatattttcaaaattcatagataaaatgtatgaatttgTCTTACTAATTAATAGCAAGGTTATAATtcaaaaactatatatatatatctaatcTGGTGGCTTATTGGGTGACCACCTAACCTCCATTAGGTATTATGTATTTACtgtatcaaaaatgtatatttggaaatttgtttttattacaatctTTTTAACACAATAAGATTACAatatcaatagaaaaaaaacatgtattagAAATCACAGCAAAAAAAATACCGCAaaggaaaacacataaaatgagataataATTTGACATTTTAGATATTATCATTGTATACAGGCAACTTCGCCACACATGATCCacatatgattttcatataatccTCATATGAAAGGCAATGCATATGTGGATCATAGTGGCAAAATTGCCTATGTAGTAATCAACATATTGTaacttttttcataataaaaataatatgaatttgtttttataattattaatcttctatttaaaaaaaacaacaaagaatatCCTCGGCGGGTCACGCAGATagaaagatacatgtagtaatcattgcagaaaaatacgtATTACCCTCTGACATGGTGTTATGTGATTGTCTCTGATGTTATGTATGCAATTGGAACCTTCATAACCATTACAAaccaccaaagaaaacattttattttgggGTCCATTTCTGCATGAGAACATATTTTCAATGAATCATCCAAAAAAACTGATGAAAAAGAGTTATTGAAGAATAGTACTTTACATTAAACGAACAACACATTTGGAAATCTGGCGTGATTACGTGTAGTCTGTACTTTTCAATGTATAGAACTTTTGATCGATCACAATGTAATGCATGCTGTTGACTTCAATCGACTGATTGTTTCTGGATTCCTGCGCATTGGCCAATAGTTTTGTATATACCACGTCTAGTACATAGCCAGTATTGGTGTTTCCATCGTTaaacagttgtaaatatttGCAACTTATTTCCTTGAAGTGCCTTTTCAGGGGGATTAATCTTTTCAAGTACTTTTcataaacattattttcattatttactatTCAGCACAAGATATTCAATCCACCACATATTCACCGTATAGCGGTGTAATTTCCTTTACTCTCTGCTCCTTCAACATATCAAAATTGAGTTCATACCACTCAACGCGCTTTCCAAACTTAAACAAGGGAGGGTAATTTTGTTATCcttgtttaaaattgttgtgATATTCTTCTCAACGTGACGCCCTGTGTACATTCGATCCCCCATCAATGCGTGAGCTTTCAGTTTACTATATAGAGTAGGTCTTTTGACTAAAACCCTTAGATGGCCTCAATAAGAAGTCCTGTCCCCATATGTTGCCTTTCTAGTCCATCATGAGCTCCTATTTCCACAAAACACGCATGCTTTCCAATCGATGTCGTATACGACCTGATCCTGATTATCTAAGGAATATCACTTGTCTACGTTTTTCAATTTCGATTGATACTGAATAGTTAAATTTTGTCCAATATTTGGGCAGTCTAAGTTACAAAACTTCTGCCAATATAAGTTGTAAATTATGTTCAGTACAATAGGAATATTTTGAAATCACACGCATATATTATTTCAGTCATTATGCAaaagaatttgttttcattaaatacaCCCGAAAGAAAAATTTGACTTTATATGTAAGAGTAAAGATAAccataaatagatgaaaaatggCAATGGAAGGTATATTCCTATCCATGTAAGGTTTAATCACTTCCAAACGCAAAAGTGTCAAAAATATGATCCCCCTCCATTCGTTATGTGAGTTAATTCAAAATGTGCATGCAGTGCCGTCTGGTAATTCATCATGCCTTTTACAATACATTTCATTTCGTACAAACACCACATCTAATGCATAGCCATCATTGACGTTTTTATCGTTAGACAGTTGGGAATATTCACTATAGCCTCCAATTTCCTTAAAGTATCGCCTCAGAGAGTTCAAATTGTccaaggatttttcataaacaacTTGTTTTCCGTCCCACACACGATACTCAATCGACCACACATCCACCGTAAAGCGGTGTGATTTGAGTCCATCTTGTAGAGACTCAAGTACCGCCATCTCTGCTCCTTCAACATCTAGAGAATAGAAATCAATATGATAGGTTTTAATCACATTTAGCGCATCCTCCAAGCTAAAACAAGGGACAGTGACTTTGTCAGTTCTGTTTAGCATTTTCATGTGATGTTTATCAATGTGACTCTCCACACCACCAACCGCGTCGCCCTTTATAAAAGTCACCTTTTCTAAAGTACCGGAAAGGCATGCACAAAGTCTCCATGCATGCCGTTTTAGTTTATCGATCTTTCGACATAAATCCGGGTTAGCCTCGATAAGAAGTCCTGTCCACCCGTGTTGCCTTTCTAGCCATAGTGAGTTTGAATATAGTTGTCCATCATGAGCTCCTATATCTACAAAGAACCCACTTTCTTTCTGAACTATGTCGTAAACGACCTGATCCTGATTGGCCTGGGAATATCTCTTGTCTGCGTCTTTTACTTCTTGATAGGGGTGAGGAGGAAGAAGATAATCCTTAATGCGCGATGTTTTATCCTTTCTTAGACAGTTGGTTCCATTTGGaaatttttctcttgttttacaCCATTGGCTTGCACGAACAAATACAACGTCAAGAGCGTACCCGTCTTTGTTATTACTATCGGTAGATAACTGCGAGTGTTCGAAGTAGCCTCCAAGTTCAtggaaatattttcttaatgcATTCAAGTTTTCTTTGGATTTCCCAACAACAATCTGTTTCCCATCCCACACTCTGTACTCAATAGCCCAAACGTCCACTGTATACACTCCATCTTTAAGACCAGATTTCATCGAATTCAAAATTGCCATTTCTGCCCCTTCAACATCTAgagaataaaaatcaatatgattGGCGCCAATCGTCTTCAAGATCTGTTCCAAAGCAAAACATGGAACGGTGATTTTGTTCTTTCGATCTAACATTTTCATGTGGTGCTCATCAATGTTGTCGGCGATACCACCTACACCACCACCTTTGATAAAAGAAACACTGTCTTGAGTATTGGATAGACAAGCACACAAACGCCATGCATTTCGTTTTAATTTATCGATACTTTTGCAAAGTTCAGGGTTCGCTTCTATCAAAAGTCCAGTCCAGTCGTGTTGTCTTTCCAACCAAAGAGTATTGGACATAAACTGTCCATCATGTGCACCAATGTCAAGAAAAAAACCTCCTTTCTTTTGAAGGATTTCGTAAACGACTTCATCCTGTTTGACCTGCGAATAATGTTTGTCtttgttttctatattttgaatttttccataTGGTtgcaacaaatatttttgaagatttgtgTTTGGAATATGAAACTCTTTTACTGGGTTTGTAAATTTCaagctcttttttttttgattaattCTTTGTTCTACATCGTTTTCTCGAAAGATGATCCATAGTGCAATTCCAGTACAGACTAATAtaataatgtttgatttttttattgatttcatatTCCAATGCCTGTGCATCCTTTGCCCTAAACAAGATAAATAGAGCAATTATTTGGAAACCTATTACGTAAAGCACGTGCGAATCAGAGGCAATTGTtatcataaattaattttttaaaatcaaacacaaaaacaaaatgtttgaaaaatattcaacCTTTGGATCAGAAGGTTACCGTAATATTGTGTAGGAGAATTTCAAATGTGGAGAACATAAtatacttttgaaataaatagagGGTATACTTGATAAAATTCACGAACATTCAATTTTGGACACAATCTTAACAGTTCTCGTGTTGCAATTTATACCTATACAAAGAACTGCAATCAggttataaaaatcatttacaagGAAATGAGAAATGGAAATCCCGATAAATGGGATGATTAAGCTGAAatcattatttgattaatttgaaaacatACAATAATCTTAAAAATACGTTTGGATTTACGATAACTTAAAAGACAATGCAATAACTCACAGTTTGATGTTTAATATTGATGgtaatatttttgtaacttACAAATTTTTACAAGGTTACTTCATCTCTTGTATGGTACAATTCTAGGATAAAGGTTTGTTAGAAaaggttgttttaaaaaaaatcgtatgAAAAGTGTATAAAAA
This genomic window from Magallana gigas chromosome 5, xbMagGiga1.1, whole genome shotgun sequence contains:
- the LOC117680416 gene encoding uncharacterized protein; this translates as MATNRKFDVWNLIGQRMHRHWNMKSIKKSNIIILVCTGIALWIIFRENDVEQRINQKKKSLKFTNPVKEFHIPNTNLQKYLLQPYGKIQNIENKDKHYSQVKQDEVVYEILQKKGGFFLDIGAHDGQFMSNTLWLERQHDWTGLLIEANPELCKSIDKLKRNAWRLCACLSNTQDSVSFIKGGGVGGIADNIDEHHMKMLDRKNKITVPCFALEQILKTIGANHIDFYSLDVEGAEMAILNSMKSGLKDGVYTVDVWAIEYRVWDGKQIVVGKSKENLNALRKYFHELGGYFEHSQLSTDSNNKDGYALDVVFVRASQWCKTREKFPNGTNCLRKDKTSRIKDYLLPPHPYQEVKDADKRYSQANQDQVVYDIVQKESGFFVDIGAHDGQLYSNSLWLERQHGWTGLLIEANPDLCRKIDKLKRHAWRLCACLSGTLEKVTFIKGDAVGGVESHIDKHHMKMLNRTDKVTVPCFSLEDALNVIKTYHIDFYSLDVEGAEMAVLESLQDGLKSHRFTVDVWSIEYRVWDGKQVVYEKSLDNLNSLRRYFKEIGGYSEYSQLSNDKNVNDGYALDVVFVRNEMYCKRHDELPDGTACTF